One genomic window of Streptomyces sp. NBC_00237 includes the following:
- a CDS encoding MerR family transcriptional regulator gives MNGSRIPNDGTTTHHHAAGMTTGDVARRLGVAPTTLRSWDRRYGIGPAVRDDGRHRRWAAADIDLLERMCALTARGVPPAEAARLARENTPAPENAPARKSPPPASAPPAPLAKIPTPRLPSTTIPVRTVRGLRNAAVRLDSPLIDRMLTSTVHSHGLAGTWEGAMSPALRAIGRTWASSGDPTGERYVEAEHLLSWHISTALRRNADTEEPGDDEQPVLLACLPGEMHTLALEALTATLVERGLPVRMFGAAVPLRALAEAVRRTGPRAVVLWSQTRPTADRAVLGMVRSTARGIRGARTQPMVLAGGPGWSRTAPTEGVHRPHSLADALELVESTAYC, from the coding sequence ATGAACGGCAGCCGGATCCCGAACGACGGCACCACCACGCACCACCACGCGGCGGGAATGACCACCGGCGACGTCGCCCGCCGCCTCGGAGTCGCCCCCACCACCCTGCGCTCCTGGGACCGCCGCTACGGCATCGGGCCCGCGGTCCGCGACGACGGCAGGCACCGCCGCTGGGCCGCCGCCGACATCGACCTGCTGGAGCGCATGTGCGCCCTCACCGCACGCGGCGTGCCCCCGGCCGAGGCCGCCAGACTGGCCCGCGAGAACACCCCGGCCCCCGAGAACGCCCCGGCCCGCAAGAGCCCCCCACCCGCCTCCGCCCCACCAGCCCCCCTCGCCAAGATCCCCACCCCCCGCCTCCCGTCCACCACCATCCCCGTCCGCACCGTGCGCGGCCTGCGGAACGCCGCCGTGCGCCTCGACTCCCCCCTCATCGACCGGATGCTCACCTCGACGGTCCACTCCCACGGCCTCGCCGGAACCTGGGAGGGTGCGATGTCCCCCGCCCTGCGCGCCATCGGCCGTACCTGGGCGAGCTCGGGCGACCCCACGGGCGAGCGCTACGTGGAGGCGGAGCACCTGCTCTCCTGGCACATCTCCACCGCCCTGCGCCGCAACGCCGACACCGAGGAGCCCGGCGACGACGAGCAGCCCGTACTGCTGGCCTGTCTGCCGGGCGAAATGCACACCCTCGCTTTGGAGGCCCTCACCGCGACCCTGGTCGAACGGGGCCTGCCCGTAAGGATGTTCGGCGCGGCGGTGCCGCTGCGCGCGCTCGCGGAGGCCGTCCGCCGCACCGGCCCGCGCGCCGTCGTCCTGTGGTCCCAGACCCGGCCCACCGCCGACCGCGCCGTCCTCGGCATGGTCCGCTCCACGGCACGCGGCATCCGCGGGGCCCGCACCCAGCCGATGGTCCTCGCCGGGGGGCCCGGCTGGTCACGCACCGCGCCGACCGAGGGCGTCCACCGCCCGCACAGCCTGGCCGATGCGCTGGAGCTGGTCGAGTCGACCGCGTACTGCTGA
- a CDS encoding oxygenase MpaB family protein, with product MPPESPGHRARPAVRAEADPGLFGPASVTWQVHGDPMMWIAGVRALYLQALHPVAVRGVMINSTFMDDAWGRLMRTANFVGTTTYGTKDAAEQAGARVRKIHRLLGVDDPGLLLWVHCAEIDSYLSVARRSGLPLTAAQADRYVDEHRQSARLVGLDPAQVPSSTGEMADYFASVHPLLEAGEDARKVDAFLRRPPVPPALVPARELVWRRVAAVAYVSLPPFAHALYGRPGPGPRAADRQLLAAGHVLRAIPSRLRWQLPPGHILKAVARLGPGSRPAPYKLRAQAAILGRAGEGAGR from the coding sequence GTGCCCCCGGAAAGTCCCGGTCACCGTGCACGCCCGGCCGTCCGCGCCGAGGCCGACCCCGGCCTCTTCGGGCCCGCCTCCGTCACCTGGCAGGTGCACGGCGACCCGATGATGTGGATCGCCGGGGTCCGCGCCCTCTACCTCCAGGCCCTGCACCCCGTCGCCGTACGAGGCGTCATGATCAACAGCACCTTCATGGACGACGCCTGGGGCCGTCTGATGCGCACCGCGAACTTCGTGGGCACGACGACGTACGGCACGAAGGACGCCGCCGAGCAGGCCGGGGCCCGGGTCCGGAAGATCCACCGGCTGCTCGGCGTCGACGACCCCGGGCTGTTGCTCTGGGTGCACTGCGCGGAGATCGACTCCTATCTTTCGGTCGCCCGCCGCTCCGGGCTGCCGCTGACGGCAGCGCAGGCCGACCGCTACGTCGACGAACACCGCCAGAGCGCCCGCCTGGTCGGCCTCGACCCGGCCCAAGTCCCCTCCAGTACGGGGGAGATGGCGGACTACTTCGCCTCGGTGCATCCCCTGCTGGAGGCGGGCGAGGACGCCCGCAAGGTGGACGCGTTCCTCCGGCGGCCACCGGTGCCCCCCGCCCTCGTACCGGCGCGTGAGCTGGTCTGGCGGCGGGTCGCGGCCGTCGCGTACGTCTCGCTGCCGCCCTTCGCGCACGCCCTGTACGGCCGGCCCGGTCCTGGCCCCCGTGCCGCGGACCGTCAGCTCCTCGCCGCCGGGCACGTCCTGCGCGCGATTCCCTCCAGGCTCCGCTGGCAGTTGCCACCAGGTCACATCTTGAAGGCAGTTGCCCGCCTGGGCCCCGGCAGCCGCCCCGCCCCGTACAAACTCAGGGCGCAGGCGGCCATACTGGGACGGGCCGGGGAGGGTGCGGGACGATGA
- a CDS encoding acyl-CoA dehydrogenase family protein, which produces MHLAYTPAQQQLRTELRSYFAELVPDEAHAHARFGDAATQKRFYRETVRRLGADGWLGVGWPKEYGGRGLTPMEQYVFFDEAAQAGVPLPLMALNTVGPTIMQYGTDEQKSYFLPRILSGELDFAIGYSEPDAGTDLAALKTRAVLDGDHYVVNGQKIWTTNGDTADWVWLAVRTTPLEEGAPLHKGITMLLVPTSDPGYSCTIINTLASHDTTASYYENIRVPVSRRVGEENGGWRLITNQLNHERVTLAAHGTMAVRALHDVQRWAMDTRLTDGRRVIDLNWVRGRLARTHTKLDAMKLLNWQMVNAVQNGTLTPQDASAVKVYGSEARRDAYGWLMEVVGAAGPLKEGSTGAVLHGELERGYRSAVIFTFGGGNNEIQREIISWIGLGMPRVRR; this is translated from the coding sequence GTGCATCTCGCCTACACCCCCGCACAGCAGCAGCTGCGCACCGAACTGCGCTCCTACTTCGCCGAGTTGGTCCCCGACGAGGCCCACGCCCACGCCCGCTTCGGCGATGCCGCCACGCAGAAGCGCTTCTACCGCGAGACCGTCCGCCGCCTCGGCGCGGACGGCTGGCTCGGCGTCGGCTGGCCGAAGGAGTACGGCGGACGCGGGCTGACGCCCATGGAGCAGTACGTCTTCTTCGACGAGGCAGCCCAGGCAGGCGTCCCGCTGCCCCTGATGGCCCTCAACACCGTCGGCCCGACGATCATGCAGTACGGCACCGACGAGCAGAAGTCGTACTTCCTCCCCAGGATCCTCTCCGGCGAACTCGACTTCGCCATCGGCTACAGCGAACCCGACGCGGGCACCGACCTCGCCGCCCTGAAGACCCGGGCCGTCCTCGACGGGGACCACTACGTCGTCAACGGCCAGAAGATCTGGACCACCAACGGCGACACCGCCGACTGGGTCTGGCTCGCCGTGCGCACCACCCCCCTGGAGGAAGGGGCCCCGCTCCACAAGGGCATCACCATGCTCCTGGTCCCCACCAGTGACCCCGGCTACTCCTGCACCATCATCAACACCCTCGCCTCGCACGACACCACCGCCAGCTACTACGAGAACATCCGCGTCCCCGTCTCCCGCCGCGTCGGCGAGGAGAACGGGGGCTGGCGGCTCATCACCAACCAGCTCAACCACGAACGCGTCACCCTCGCCGCCCACGGCACCATGGCGGTGCGCGCCCTGCACGACGTGCAGCGCTGGGCCATGGACACCAGGCTGACCGACGGCCGCCGGGTCATCGACCTCAACTGGGTGCGCGGCCGTCTGGCTCGCACGCACACCAAGCTCGACGCGATGAAGCTCCTCAACTGGCAGATGGTGAACGCCGTCCAGAACGGCACCCTCACCCCGCAGGACGCCTCCGCCGTCAAGGTGTACGGCTCCGAGGCCCGCCGCGACGCCTACGGCTGGCTGATGGAGGTCGTCGGCGCGGCGGGCCCCCTCAAGGAGGGCTCCACCGGCGCAGTCCTGCACGGCGAACTGGAACGCGGCTACCGCTCCGCCGTCATCTTCACCTTCGGCGGCGGCAACAACGAGATCCAGCGCGAGATCATCTCGTGGATCGGGCTGGGAATGCCGAGGGTCCGGCGCTAG
- a CDS encoding serine/threonine-protein kinase: MADTRLIQGRYRLLDLIGRGGMGEVWRARDESLGRRVAVKCLKPIGTQHDQQISSVLRERFRREARVAAALQHRGVTVVHDFGEYEGVLFLVMELLEGRNLSQLLEDNKQHPLPVHDVVDIAEQVAWALAYTHEQGIVHRDLKPANIMRLADGTVKICDFGIARLGHDIGFTSRLTGTGIAMGTPHYMSPEQISGVNVDHRSDLYSLGCVLYEIATGVPPFDLDDAWAVLVGHRDTAPEPPRSHREELPEFFDRIVLDLLAKTPDGRPSDAKDLGRRLTDGRLSPAGVAVAGHPATVLATAPELRPPAKRPEQPSSRAPGLPSWTRGMTTGHKAGGTGTLTPAHGDPAAGLTGEWTSGGGLRAGSDSVPPARAERPTPPPEVLDVLDNRHNAGLSLGRLGRWEEAGEVHRAVAAEREHALGPDHPDTLASHYEVGFTLSRTGRAADALREFTKVTEGRTRTMGAEHPETLAARQETAYVLGQLGRHFDAHQVYSAVLAARERTMGPDHVDTLRCRHNLAFNLSRLGRLEDSYRMARDVAAARARVLGATHPDTLVTRYEVAYALGQLGRWTEALQTYREVAGARAQALGADHPDTLSARYEVGICLGRLGRSAEALELYRDLVDDRTRTGGPADAETLRARHGLGVNLGRLARWEEALAEARDVCAIRERVLGPDHPDTLVSRREVAVGLGWLGRWADALAVYRQVAQSRERVLGADHPDALASRNDEAQCLEQLGRGAEAAELYRRVAALRRGRG, translated from the coding sequence ATGGCGGACACCAGGCTGATCCAGGGCCGGTACCGGCTGCTCGACCTGATCGGGCGCGGGGGCATGGGCGAGGTGTGGCGTGCCCGCGACGAATCGCTCGGCCGACGGGTCGCGGTCAAGTGCCTCAAGCCCATCGGAACCCAGCACGACCAGCAGATCTCCTCCGTGCTCAGGGAGCGCTTCCGGCGTGAGGCCCGGGTGGCGGCTGCCCTCCAGCACCGGGGCGTCACCGTCGTGCACGACTTCGGCGAGTACGAGGGCGTGCTGTTCCTGGTGATGGAGCTGCTGGAGGGGCGCAACCTCAGTCAGCTCCTGGAGGACAACAAGCAGCACCCGCTGCCCGTTCACGACGTCGTCGACATCGCCGAACAGGTCGCCTGGGCCCTCGCCTACACCCACGAACAGGGCATCGTCCACCGCGACTTGAAGCCCGCCAACATCATGCGGCTCGCCGACGGCACCGTGAAGATCTGCGACTTCGGGATAGCGCGGCTCGGCCACGACATCGGCTTCACCTCCCGCCTCACCGGCACCGGCATCGCCATGGGCACCCCGCACTACATGTCGCCCGAGCAGATCAGCGGGGTCAACGTGGACCACCGCAGCGATCTGTACTCGCTGGGCTGCGTCCTGTACGAGATCGCGACCGGTGTGCCGCCCTTCGATCTCGACGACGCCTGGGCGGTGCTCGTCGGGCACCGGGACACCGCGCCCGAGCCGCCGCGCAGCCACCGGGAGGAACTGCCCGAGTTCTTCGACCGGATAGTCCTGGATCTGCTGGCGAAGACGCCCGACGGGCGGCCCTCGGACGCCAAGGACCTCGGCAGGCGGCTCACCGACGGACGGCTCTCCCCGGCGGGCGTGGCCGTCGCCGGGCACCCCGCGACCGTGCTCGCCACCGCGCCCGAGCTGCGCCCGCCCGCCAAGCGGCCCGAGCAGCCGTCGAGCAGAGCACCCGGGCTGCCGTCCTGGACGCGCGGCATGACCACAGGACACAAGGCGGGCGGCACCGGCACGCTCACCCCGGCGCACGGTGATCCGGCGGCGGGGCTGACGGGGGAGTGGACCAGCGGCGGTGGACTGCGGGCGGGCTCCGACTCCGTGCCTCCCGCCCGTGCGGAGCGGCCCACTCCGCCGCCCGAGGTGCTCGACGTACTCGACAACCGGCACAACGCGGGCCTCAGCCTGGGGCGACTCGGGCGCTGGGAGGAGGCGGGCGAGGTGCATCGGGCCGTGGCCGCCGAGCGGGAGCACGCGTTGGGACCCGATCATCCCGACACCCTGGCCAGCCACTACGAGGTCGGCTTCACGCTCAGTCGTACGGGACGGGCGGCGGACGCGCTGCGGGAGTTCACGAAGGTCACCGAGGGGCGCACGCGCACGATGGGCGCCGAGCATCCGGAGACGCTGGCCGCCCGGCAGGAGACCGCCTACGTGCTGGGGCAGCTCGGGCGGCACTTCGACGCCCACCAGGTGTACTCGGCGGTGCTCGCGGCGCGGGAGCGGACGATGGGGCCCGATCATGTCGACACCTTGCGGTGTCGGCACAACCTGGCCTTCAACCTGAGCCGGCTGGGACGGCTGGAGGACTCGTACCGGATGGCCCGGGACGTGGCCGCCGCGCGGGCGCGGGTGCTCGGGGCGACGCATCCCGACACGCTGGTGACCCGGTACGAGGTGGCGTACGCGCTCGGGCAGCTGGGGCGGTGGACGGAGGCGCTCCAGACGTACCGGGAGGTCGCCGGGGCACGGGCGCAGGCGCTCGGGGCCGATCATCCGGACACGCTGTCCGCGCGGTACGAGGTCGGGATCTGCCTGGGGAGGCTCGGGCGGAGCGCGGAGGCGCTGGAGCTGTACCGGGATCTGGTCGACGACCGGACCCGCACGGGCGGGCCCGCCGACGCGGAGACGCTGCGGGCGCGGCACGGGCTCGGGGTCAACCTCGGGCGGCTGGCGCGGTGGGAGGAGGCCCTCGCCGAGGCGCGGGACGTGTGCGCGATCCGGGAGCGGGTGCTCGGGCCCGACCACCCGGACACCCTGGTGTCGCGGCGCGAGGTGGCGGTGGGGCTGGGGTGGCTGGGGCGGTGGGCGGACGCGCTGGCCGTGTACCGGCAGGTGGCGCAGTCGCGGGAGCGGGTGCTGGGGGCGGACCATCCGGATGCTCTGGCCAGCCGGAATGACGAGGCGCAGTGTCTGGAGCAGTTGGGGAGGGGGGCGGAGGCGGCGGAGCTGTACCGGCGGGTGGCCGCGCTCAGGAGAGGGCGGGGTTAG
- a CDS encoding copper resistance D family protein, with protein sequence MTYPEPLTPTHDDPRLDVRDGRFPAVPPSAPRASAPEDGPSGAPADAPTDWRQRARTFATPAAAVAVLIVVALLGTGIVSRNTGELYIPGAGTTTLLRSVFLAALFLHTGEIVGHRLARTVAGAPEVRPPMWGIALSLAGAAASFGQIVQMADYSGMTFTETYATEPGGMLLLQANAFLAAAGCAWLFKKPVWALLPLAVVIFSEAVRAHPEQDTPEIGIALTTIHLTASALWTGGLVYALRAMHLWRAQPDGEPGAGRRLLGRYARMAAFLYVALAVTGTFSTLRRLPLENILTTAYGRTLIVKLALFTLVSVLALVARSRLHRKPSAHGRVDPDGAAKAARAEVVVLVGVVAVSALLTVVPTPTW encoded by the coding sequence GTGACCTACCCGGAGCCTCTCACCCCGACCCACGACGACCCGCGCCTGGACGTACGCGACGGCCGCTTCCCGGCCGTGCCCCCGTCCGCACCGCGCGCCTCGGCACCCGAGGACGGGCCCTCCGGCGCACCCGCGGACGCGCCCACGGACTGGCGGCAGCGCGCACGGACGTTCGCCACCCCGGCGGCGGCGGTCGCGGTGCTGATCGTCGTCGCGCTCCTCGGCACGGGCATCGTGTCCCGCAACACGGGCGAGCTGTACATACCCGGGGCCGGGACCACGACCTTGCTGCGCTCGGTCTTCCTGGCCGCGCTCTTCCTCCACACGGGCGAGATCGTCGGTCACCGCCTGGCGCGCACGGTGGCGGGTGCTCCGGAGGTCCGGCCACCCATGTGGGGGATCGCGCTGTCACTGGCCGGGGCGGCGGCTTCGTTCGGCCAGATCGTCCAGATGGCCGACTACAGCGGAATGACCTTCACCGAGACGTACGCGACCGAGCCGGGCGGCATGCTGCTCCTCCAGGCGAACGCGTTCCTGGCGGCGGCCGGATGCGCCTGGCTGTTCAAGAAGCCGGTGTGGGCGCTCCTCCCGCTGGCGGTGGTCATCTTCTCCGAGGCGGTGCGGGCGCACCCGGAGCAGGACACCCCCGAGATCGGCATCGCGCTCACGACGATCCACCTGACGGCCTCCGCCCTGTGGACGGGCGGCCTGGTGTACGCACTGCGCGCGATGCACCTGTGGCGCGCGCAGCCGGACGGCGAACCGGGGGCGGGCCGCAGGCTCCTCGGCCGGTACGCCCGCATGGCGGCCTTCCTCTACGTGGCACTGGCGGTGACGGGCACCTTCAGCACGCTCCGCCGACTGCCGCTGGAGAACATCCTCACCACGGCGTACGGGCGCACCCTGATCGTCAAACTCGCCCTCTTCACGCTGGTGAGCGTACTGGCCCTGGTGGCCCGCTCCCGCCTGCACCGCAAGCCCTCGGCCCACGGCCGGGTGGATCCGGACGGAGCGGCGAAGGCAGCACGGGCCGAAGTGGTCGTCCTGGTGGGTGTGGTGGCCGTCTCAGCACTCCTGACGGTCGTCCCGACACCGACGTGGTGA
- a CDS encoding YrdB family protein — MSRLRIAKPGPVKGRRWTPVTVANAAVALALECGMLVALFCWGLATGTNTVWGIVIGAASAALAAVVWGTFLAAGGPKVPLPVGAEITVKLAVFGVAALALADFGRTTLTLVLAGLAVISVAVEYTAVGPPPETRDDALAGTPDLNS, encoded by the coding sequence ATGAGCCGTCTGAGAATCGCCAAACCCGGTCCGGTGAAGGGCCGGCGGTGGACCCCGGTCACCGTCGCCAACGCGGCGGTGGCGCTCGCCCTGGAGTGCGGAATGCTGGTGGCGCTCTTCTGCTGGGGCCTGGCCACCGGTACGAACACGGTCTGGGGGATCGTCATCGGCGCGGCGAGCGCGGCCCTGGCGGCGGTCGTGTGGGGAACGTTCCTCGCGGCCGGAGGCCCGAAGGTCCCCCTGCCGGTGGGCGCGGAGATCACCGTCAAACTGGCGGTCTTCGGCGTCGCCGCGCTGGCCCTGGCCGACTTCGGGCGCACCACCCTGACGCTGGTCCTCGCGGGGCTCGCGGTGATCAGCGTCGCGGTGGAGTACACGGCGGTGGGCCCGCCGCCGGAAACCCGGGACGACGCCCTGGCCGGAACTCCTGACCTGAACTCCTGA
- a CDS encoding NAD(P)/FAD-dependent oxidoreductase, with translation MPTSLSRPVPPPLRSSYDVVIVGGGHNGLVAAAYLARAGRSVLLLERLDATGGAAVSARPFPGADVRLSRYSYLVSLLPEAIVRDLGLSFDVRKRTISSYTPKGDGGLLVGGSRTRASFAELTGGDAEFRAWEEFYGRLRGVAERVFPTFTEPLPTRDALRRRIDDPVAWRMLFEEPIGVAVEQNFGHDLVRGVVLTDALIGTFADAHDTSLVQNRCFLYHVVGNGTGDWDVPVGGMGALTDALARAARAAGATLVTGHDVTRVETDGVRAEVAYRTGEGASGRVGARHVLVNAAPHHLGALLGEGPAPFAPPPEGAQFKVNMLLTRLPKLRDPSVDPRDAFSGTFHIGEGYEALGEAYAQAAAGRLPSAPPSEVYCHSLTDPSILGQDLAGSGHHTLTLFGLHTPARLFAADNDATRAELLRTTLAQLDAHLAEPIADCLARDADGNPCIEAKTPLDLERELRMPGGHIFHGDLAFPYAAGPGDRWGVATAHPNVLVCGAGSVRGGGVSGIGGHNAAMAVLGR, from the coding sequence ATGCCTACGTCCCTGTCCCGGCCGGTGCCCCCGCCGCTGCGCTCCTCGTACGACGTCGTGATCGTCGGTGGCGGCCACAACGGTCTCGTCGCCGCCGCCTACCTCGCCCGCGCCGGTCGCTCGGTGCTCCTGCTGGAGCGCCTCGACGCCACCGGCGGCGCCGCCGTGTCCGCCCGCCCGTTTCCCGGCGCGGACGTCCGGCTCTCGCGCTACTCGTATCTCGTGTCTCTCCTCCCCGAGGCCATTGTGCGCGACCTCGGACTCTCGTTCGACGTACGGAAGCGGACAATCTCCTCGTACACCCCCAAGGGAGACGGCGGTCTGCTGGTCGGCGGTTCCCGTACGCGGGCCTCGTTCGCGGAACTCACCGGGGGAGACGCGGAGTTCCGGGCCTGGGAGGAGTTCTACGGCAGGCTGCGGGGCGTCGCCGAGCGGGTCTTCCCGACCTTCACCGAGCCGCTGCCGACCCGGGACGCCCTGCGTCGGCGCATCGACGATCCGGTGGCCTGGCGGATGCTCTTCGAGGAGCCGATCGGCGTCGCCGTGGAGCAGAACTTCGGGCACGACCTGGTGCGGGGAGTGGTGCTGACGGACGCGCTGATCGGGACGTTCGCCGATGCGCACGACACCTCACTCGTCCAGAACCGCTGTTTTCTCTACCACGTGGTCGGCAACGGAACCGGCGACTGGGACGTACCCGTCGGCGGCATGGGCGCCCTCACCGACGCCCTCGCCCGGGCCGCCCGCGCCGCCGGCGCCACCCTCGTCACCGGGCACGACGTGACCCGCGTCGAGACCGACGGGGTCCGGGCGGAGGTTGCGTACCGTACGGGCGAGGGGGCGAGCGGACGTGTCGGCGCGCGCCACGTGCTGGTCAACGCGGCTCCGCACCACCTCGGCGCGCTGCTCGGCGAGGGGCCCGCCCCGTTCGCGCCGCCCCCGGAGGGCGCCCAGTTCAAGGTCAACATGCTGCTGACGCGGCTGCCGAAGCTCCGGGACCCCTCCGTCGACCCGCGCGACGCGTTCTCCGGGACCTTCCACATCGGGGAGGGGTACGAGGCGCTGGGCGAGGCGTACGCGCAGGCGGCCGCCGGGCGGCTGCCGAGCGCCCCGCCCTCGGAGGTCTACTGCCACTCGCTGACCGACCCGTCGATCCTCGGCCAGGACCTGGCCGGAAGCGGACACCACACCCTCACCCTCTTCGGCCTGCACACCCCGGCACGCCTCTTCGCCGCCGACAACGACGCCACCCGCGCCGAACTCCTGCGGACCACCCTGGCCCAGCTCGACGCCCACCTCGCCGAACCGATCGCCGACTGCCTGGCACGGGACGCCGACGGCAACCCCTGCATCGAGGCCAAGACCCCGCTCGACCTCGAACGCGAACTGCGCATGCCGGGCGGCCACATCTTCCACGGCGACCTCGCCTTCCCGTACGCGGCCGGTCCTGGCGACCGGTGGGGCGTGGCCACCGCACACCCCAACGTGCTGGTCTGCGGCGCGGGTTCCGTACGCGGGGGCGGCGTCAGCGGCATCGGCGGGCACAACGCGGCGATGGCGGTGCTGGGGCGGTAG
- a CDS encoding serine hydrolase — MTEDDAHRDDSGSHRGMGRRRFAGGAVALGGALVLGPIPAAGAADGEKSGTGRHRPTLRYGSAARAGLLPEHLERVVGEAKRFLGPSPKHPWYAGAVVLAGRGGTVALHEPLGTAVRYAAYDEKTDTAVEFPPEQQIPMARDTVFDLASVSKLFTSMLAVQQIERGALELEAKVASYLPEFGGAGKGDITVRQLLTHTSGFRAWIALYSQPTREGKLKMLWAEAPASPPGTAYLYSDLNLISLQLVLEKITARPLDALLHDEITAPLGMHRTRFNPPASWKPKVAATEDARKPWSGIDRGLVWGEVHDENAFSFDGVAGHAGVFSTAWDLAILARTLLNGGVYGRARILEPESVDLMFTDFNTAFPGDEHGLGFELYQHWYMGAMATPRTAGHTGFTGTSLVLDPTTDSFLILLGNSVHPVRSWRSGSAPRVATADAMARAVAVRPERGRRAWFSGMASATTATLALPPLRLGSHRGLFRCDLWWDTEPTADTLALEVSADAGATWRPVPFTTVRKGERPEPHPGGAVTGWSGRVWHRAGADLAPYEGTSVALRWRYTTDLRYVGRGVYVDGLRVEDGHRTVFDETRPQDAARIEARGWTESRD, encoded by the coding sequence ATGACTGAGGATGATGCGCACAGAGACGACAGTGGCAGTCACCGAGGCATGGGGCGCAGGCGCTTCGCGGGTGGGGCCGTGGCACTGGGAGGTGCGCTGGTGCTGGGCCCGATTCCCGCAGCCGGGGCGGCGGACGGCGAGAAGAGCGGCACGGGACGGCACCGTCCGACGCTGCGGTACGGGTCGGCGGCGCGTGCCGGGCTGCTGCCCGAGCACCTGGAACGGGTGGTCGGCGAGGCGAAGCGGTTCCTGGGCCCGTCCCCCAAGCACCCCTGGTACGCGGGCGCGGTGGTGCTGGCCGGGCGCGGCGGCACGGTCGCGCTGCACGAACCCCTCGGGACGGCCGTGCGCTACGCGGCGTACGACGAGAAGACGGACACGGCGGTGGAGTTCCCGCCGGAGCAGCAGATTCCGATGGCCCGGGACACCGTCTTCGACCTGGCGTCGGTGTCCAAGCTGTTCACATCGATGCTGGCGGTGCAGCAGATCGAGCGGGGCGCGCTGGAGCTGGAGGCGAAGGTCGCCTCGTACCTGCCGGAGTTCGGCGGGGCGGGCAAGGGCGACATCACCGTACGGCAGCTGCTGACGCACACCTCCGGGTTCCGGGCGTGGATCGCGCTGTACTCGCAGCCGACCCGGGAGGGGAAGCTGAAGATGCTGTGGGCGGAGGCTCCGGCCAGCCCGCCCGGCACGGCGTATCTGTACTCGGACCTCAACCTCATCTCTCTCCAGCTCGTCCTCGAAAAGATCACCGCTCGCCCTTTGGATGCCCTGCTCCACGACGAGATCACTGCTCCGCTCGGGATGCACCGCACTCGTTTCAACCCGCCCGCCTCCTGGAAACCGAAGGTCGCCGCCACCGAGGACGCCCGCAAGCCGTGGTCGGGCATCGACCGAGGGCTGGTCTGGGGCGAGGTGCACGACGAGAACGCGTTCAGCTTCGACGGCGTCGCCGGGCACGCCGGAGTCTTCTCCACCGCCTGGGACCTCGCGATCCTCGCCCGCACCCTCCTCAACGGCGGCGTCTACGGCCGCGCCCGCATCCTGGAGCCGGAGTCCGTGGACCTGATGTTCACGGACTTCAACACCGCCTTCCCCGGCGACGAACACGGGCTCGGATTCGAGCTCTACCAGCACTGGTACATGGGCGCGATGGCCACTCCGCGCACGGCGGGCCACACCGGCTTCACGGGCACCAGCCTCGTCCTCGACCCGACGACCGACTCCTTCCTCATCCTCCTCGGCAACTCCGTCCACCCGGTGCGCAGTTGGCGTTCCGGTTCCGCGCCCCGGGTGGCGACCGCCGACGCGATGGCCCGCGCGGTCGCGGTGCGTCCGGAGCGCGGCCGCAGGGCCTGGTTCTCCGGCATGGCCTCCGCGACGACGGCGACGCTCGCCCTGCCACCGCTGCGGCTCGGCTCGCACCGGGGGCTGTTCCGCTGCGACCTGTGGTGGGACACGGAACCCACCGCGGACACGCTCGCCCTGGAGGTCTCGGCGGACGCGGGGGCGACCTGGCGGCCCGTCCCGTTCACGACCGTACGGAAGGGGGAGCGGCCCGAGCCGCACCCCGGCGGGGCGGTCACCGGGTGGTCGGGCCGGGTCTGGCACCGGGCGGGCGCGGACCTCGCACCGTACGAGGGCACGAGTGTCGCGCTGCGCTGGCGGTACACGACCGACCTGCGGTACGTCGGACGCGGGGTGTACGTCGACGGCCTGCGCGTCGAGGACGGGCACCGGACGGTGTTCGACGAGACCCGGCCCCAGGACGCGGCCCGCATCGAGGCGCGGGGCTGGACGGAGTCCCGGGACTGA
- a CDS encoding CBS domain-containing protein: MTTVRDLMTPDVRSIPATETLDRAAQLMREHHIGALPVQGSDGGLTGIVTDRDIVVKCIAAGHDPSKTTAGDLAEGAPVSVDVSADSDEAVRVMSDARIRRLLVLENGVPVGMVTEADLARALPADQLVTFVSAVYAGR, translated from the coding sequence ATGACCACCGTCCGTGACCTGATGACCCCCGATGTGCGGTCCATCCCGGCGACCGAGACCCTCGACCGTGCCGCCCAGCTGATGCGGGAGCACCACATCGGGGCCCTCCCCGTCCAGGGCAGCGACGGTGGGCTCACCGGCATCGTCACCGACCGCGACATCGTCGTGAAGTGCATCGCGGCGGGGCACGACCCGTCGAAGACGACCGCGGGCGACCTCGCCGAGGGCGCCCCCGTGTCCGTCGACGTCTCGGCCGACAGCGACGAAGCGGTACGGGTCATGAGCGACGCCCGCATCCGCCGCCTCCTGGTGCTGGAGAACGGCGTCCCGGTCGGCATGGTCACCGAGGCCGACCTCGCGCGGGCGCTGCCCGCCGACCAGCTGGTGACCTTCGTCAGCGCGGTGTACGCGGGGCGCTGA